Proteins from a genomic interval of Halopseudomonas litoralis:
- a CDS encoding PA3611 family quorum-sensing-regulated virulence factor: MRYLIVLTALLIAMPTQAVSLRDSRLEETLRNVAQQSSKDTPRQVNANIIDEGFSTEGRELINHLTVDSEYAARMQGDPLVVRSQLQSSVCADQRFRRLLDMGATLTYHFALADSSQPVLTQSFVADHCQSM, translated from the coding sequence ATGCGTTACCTTATCGTTCTGACTGCCTTATTGATTGCCATGCCCACCCAGGCCGTGTCGCTGCGCGACAGCCGCCTCGAAGAAACGCTGCGCAACGTCGCCCAGCAAAGCAGCAAGGACACCCCGCGCCAGGTCAATGCCAATATCATTGACGAGGGTTTCAGCACCGAAGGCCGGGAGCTGATAAACCACCTCACGGTAGACAGCGAATACGCTGCACGCATGCAGGGCGACCCGCTGGTCGTGCGCAGCCAATTGCAAAGCAGTGTCTGCGCTGATCAGCGCTTCCGCCGCTTGCTGGATATGGGCGCGACCTTGACCTACCATTTCGCTCTAGCCGACTCCAGCCAACCGGTATTGACCCAGAGCTTTGTGGCCGATCACTGCCAATCCATGTAA
- a CDS encoding PepSY-associated TM helix domain-containing protein, with product MRSILLYLHRYIGLAMALFLALAGLTGSILAFHHELDEWLNPDLYHTGSSGPALPPDQLVERVESAWPHMQVWYMEFPEEADHAAMLAMVPRTNPETSKPWPEKPIVRYLDQVTGEQVGERYWGDCCFSRRNFVPFMLEFHYNLTLPGNWGLWLMGLVAIAWVLDCFIALFLTFPRGKPFWQKWQRAWKIKRGHATRVNLDIHRASGLWLWLLLLPVAISSVAMNLPEQVFKPVVSLASPVKPSVYAARGDLPAEELGVTGYGYGEAYQLAMQHARDLELEESITELYYSFEYNFYGAGFGDHASNQGNAWIFFHGTDGQLLGKEIPGQGTLGERFFQLQAPIHGGRILGMPGRFLIAALGLAIFVLSVTGVIIWWRKRQARRLRRA from the coding sequence ATGCGTTCCATCCTGTTGTACCTGCATCGTTATATCGGCCTGGCCATGGCGCTGTTCCTGGCGCTGGCGGGCCTGACCGGGAGCATTCTCGCGTTTCACCACGAACTGGACGAGTGGCTTAATCCCGATCTTTACCATACCGGCTCCAGCGGGCCGGCTTTGCCTCCCGATCAACTGGTCGAGCGCGTGGAGAGCGCCTGGCCACACATGCAAGTCTGGTATATGGAGTTTCCCGAGGAAGCCGATCACGCGGCGATGCTGGCCATGGTGCCCCGTACCAACCCAGAGACCAGCAAGCCCTGGCCAGAGAAGCCGATTGTTCGTTATCTCGATCAGGTGACCGGCGAACAGGTCGGTGAGCGTTACTGGGGCGACTGCTGCTTCTCGAGGCGCAATTTCGTGCCTTTCATGTTGGAGTTTCACTACAATCTCACGCTCCCCGGTAACTGGGGATTGTGGCTGATGGGCCTGGTTGCCATCGCCTGGGTGCTCGACTGTTTCATCGCGCTGTTCCTGACCTTTCCGCGTGGCAAGCCGTTCTGGCAGAAGTGGCAGCGCGCGTGGAAGATCAAGCGCGGCCACGCCACGCGGGTCAATCTGGATATCCATCGTGCAAGTGGATTGTGGCTCTGGTTACTGCTGTTGCCAGTGGCCATCAGCAGTGTGGCGATGAACTTGCCCGAACAGGTCTTCAAACCGGTGGTCTCACTGGCCTCGCCGGTTAAACCCAGCGTCTATGCCGCGCGCGGCGATTTACCCGCCGAGGAACTTGGCGTGACCGGTTATGGCTATGGCGAGGCGTATCAATTGGCGATGCAGCACGCCCGAGACCTGGAACTGGAAGAGTCCATCACTGAGCTGTATTACAGCTTTGAATACAATTTCTATGGTGCAGGCTTTGGTGATCATGCCAGCAACCAGGGCAACGCCTGGATTTTCTTCCATGGTACGGACGGTCAATTACTGGGTAAGGAGATACCGGGACAGGGCACGCTGGGTGAGCGTTTCTTCCAGCTGCAGGCGCCTATTCACGGCGGACGTATCCTGGGCATGCCGGGACGTTTCCTGATTGCAGCGTTGGGCCTGGCAATCTTCGTGCTATCGGTGACGGGGGTAATTATCTGGTGGCGTAAACGCCAGGCGAGACGGCTGCGCCGCGCTTGA
- a CDS encoding TonB-dependent siderophore receptor — translation MSRPALPFALLLLPLSISLALPTLADTDATADQNSSIELEPTYIEGSLGNALGETEGYRASHSNVATKTSMPLLETSQSVSVVTRKQMDDQGAQSVAQALRYTPGLMSSPYGATGRYDYVAMRGITDGSVDNLYLDGQKLLGDSATYSSLQVDSYFIERIDILKGPSSVLYGRSLPGGLVAMTSKKPGYDSHRQLQLSYGSHDYKQAAFDIGAPLDEGRRVNYRLVGVARDAANQVDDIKSERFALMPSLSIDFTQDTRLTLLAMLQHDPEGGYHGGLPADGTVTSRNGQRISRSFFEGDKDHEKFERHQYMLGYQLEHRFNDVVSARQNFRYLDSRVESEQVYQYGYVANTDDLDRYYTGADETLHAWSVDNQLQFEFATGELSHTLVTGLDYQRRKTKVAYYAAYNLAPINPFTGAEGAGAPVFYHQYDEARFLEQTGLYMQDLISMGNWRLSLGARQDWVDIDFDQTLGAVGDQSDDVRTDQFSGRIGLLYAFDNGLSPYASFSQSFNPNATGAYNETPSGTQITLLDPTEGEQIEVGLKFQRPGTQNLYTIALFDLTQSNLANKDSGETFYRSVGEVSSRGVELEARFKPIEPVNVLASYTWMDVEYSKDFTGAAEANNRGNTPIAVAKNMASLWADYSFTSGPLASLQLGAGARYFGKSWADAENTLRLPSHTLFDASVGYDLSQLGATGVGLRVNLNNLTDESYVAACNSLSQCYYGDERNIMATLTYDF, via the coding sequence ATGTCGCGACCTGCCCTTCCCTTCGCCCTGCTGCTGTTACCCCTGTCCATTTCCCTGGCGCTGCCGACCCTGGCAGACACGGACGCCACTGCCGATCAGAACTCAAGCATCGAGTTGGAGCCGACCTATATCGAGGGTTCTCTGGGTAACGCCCTGGGCGAGACTGAAGGCTATCGCGCCAGCCATAGCAACGTCGCGACCAAGACCAGCATGCCGCTCCTGGAAACCTCCCAGAGCGTGTCGGTGGTGACCCGCAAGCAGATGGATGATCAGGGTGCACAAAGCGTTGCCCAAGCCTTGCGCTATACACCGGGCCTGATGAGCTCGCCCTATGGTGCAACTGGCCGCTACGACTACGTCGCCATGCGCGGTATTACCGATGGCTCGGTCGACAATCTGTACCTGGACGGCCAGAAGCTGCTGGGGGACAGTGCCACCTACAGCTCGCTGCAGGTTGATTCCTACTTCATCGAGCGCATCGATATTCTCAAGGGCCCCTCTTCGGTACTGTACGGCCGCAGCCTGCCGGGGGGCCTGGTAGCGATGACCAGCAAGAAGCCGGGCTATGACAGCCATCGTCAGCTGCAACTGTCCTATGGCAGTCATGATTACAAGCAGGCAGCCTTCGATATCGGCGCACCGCTGGATGAAGGTCGGCGGGTGAATTATCGGCTGGTCGGGGTAGCGCGTGATGCAGCCAATCAGGTGGACGATATCAAGAGCGAGCGCTTCGCGTTGATGCCTTCATTGAGCATCGATTTCACCCAGGATACCCGTCTGACCTTGCTGGCCATGTTGCAGCACGACCCGGAAGGCGGTTATCACGGCGGCCTGCCGGCGGATGGCACTGTCACTTCCCGTAATGGCCAACGCATCTCCCGCAGCTTCTTCGAAGGCGATAAGGATCACGAGAAATTCGAGCGTCATCAATACATGCTCGGCTATCAGTTGGAGCATCGCTTCAATGATGTGGTATCGGCCCGGCAGAACTTCCGGTACCTGGATTCGCGGGTGGAGTCGGAGCAGGTCTATCAGTACGGTTATGTAGCCAACACCGACGATCTGGATCGCTATTACACCGGCGCCGATGAAACCTTGCACGCCTGGAGCGTGGATAACCAGCTGCAGTTCGAGTTTGCCACCGGCGAACTTTCACACACGTTGGTTACCGGGCTGGATTATCAGCGGCGCAAGACCAAGGTGGCCTATTATGCGGCCTATAACCTCGCTCCCATCAATCCCTTCACTGGTGCCGAAGGCGCAGGCGCTCCGGTGTTCTACCATCAATATGACGAAGCCCGCTTTCTCGAACAGACCGGTCTGTACATGCAGGACCTGATCAGCATGGGCAACTGGCGGTTGTCCCTCGGCGCACGCCAGGACTGGGTCGATATCGATTTCGATCAAACCCTTGGGGCCGTGGGGGACCAATCCGACGATGTGCGTACCGACCAGTTTTCCGGTCGTATCGGCTTGCTCTACGCTTTCGACAACGGCCTGTCGCCGTATGCCAGTTTCTCCCAGTCCTTCAATCCCAACGCTACCGGCGCCTACAACGAAACCCCGTCCGGAACCCAAATTACCCTGCTCGACCCGACCGAAGGCGAACAAATCGAAGTCGGCCTGAAATTCCAGCGCCCGGGCACCCAGAACCTGTACACCATCGCGCTGTTCGATCTGACCCAGTCGAATCTGGCAAACAAGGATTCCGGTGAAACCTTCTATCGCTCCGTCGGTGAGGTGAGCTCCCGGGGCGTCGAGCTCGAGGCCCGCTTCAAACCTATCGAGCCGGTCAATGTGCTGGCCAGCTATACCTGGATGGACGTGGAATACTCGAAGGACTTCACCGGTGCCGCCGAGGCCAACAACCGAGGCAACACGCCCATTGCGGTAGCGAAAAACATGGCCTCGTTGTGGGCCGACTACAGCTTCACCAGTGGTCCGCTGGCGAGCCTGCAACTGGGCGCCGGGGCACGTTATTTCGGCAAGAGTTGGGCGGATGCGGAAAACACCCTGCGCCTTCCCTCCCATACCCTGTTCGATGCATCGGTTGGCTATGACCTGAGTCAGCTGGGGGCTACGGGGGTGGGTTTGCGGGTCAACCTCAACAATCTGACCGACGAAAGCTACGTGGCGGCATGCAACAGCCTGAGCCAGTGCTATTACGGCGACGAGCGCAACATCATGGCCACTCTGACCTACGACTTCTGA
- a CDS encoding AzlC family ABC transporter permease, with the protein MSPFRELLLGMRDTLPMLIGALPFGIVFGTLAVSSGLSISATLAMSALVFAGSAQFVAASLVASGAGLVVILLTTLIVNLRHALYSASLLPYVRHLPQRWRIGLAFGLTDESFAVVHRHYLLGKTPLEHKHWYFFGSCLAMYSTWLVCTIVGVVLGQALPGMAGWGLEFAMIATFIGIVVPSLRNRPMILAALVAGATAVLAHGLPYQLGLMLAALFGVAAGVIAERRVGRPEIDMPEAQ; encoded by the coding sequence ATGTCACCTTTCAGGGAGTTGTTGCTGGGGATGCGCGATACCCTTCCCATGCTGATCGGCGCGCTGCCGTTTGGTATTGTTTTTGGCACCCTGGCGGTTTCTTCGGGACTGTCGATCAGCGCCACGTTGGCGATGTCAGCCCTGGTGTTTGCCGGGTCGGCGCAATTTGTTGCTGCCAGCCTGGTGGCATCCGGCGCTGGCCTGGTGGTGATCCTGCTGACCACGCTGATCGTCAACCTGCGGCACGCACTCTACAGCGCCAGCCTGCTGCCCTATGTCCGGCATCTGCCGCAGCGCTGGCGCATCGGTCTGGCGTTCGGCCTGACTGATGAAAGCTTCGCCGTGGTCCACCGTCATTATCTGCTTGGCAAGACTCCGCTGGAACATAAACACTGGTATTTCTTCGGTTCCTGCCTGGCTATGTACAGCACCTGGCTGGTCTGTACGATTGTCGGCGTGGTGCTGGGTCAGGCCCTGCCGGGAATGGCCGGTTGGGGGTTGGAGTTCGCCATGATTGCGACCTTCATCGGTATCGTGGTGCCGTCGCTGCGCAATCGACCGATGATACTGGCTGCATTGGTGGCGGGTGCCACTGCAGTGCTGGCCCATGGTCTGCCGTATCAGCTCGGCTTGATGCTGGCGGCGCTGTTTGGTGTGGCGGCTGGGGTCATCGCCGAGCGCCGTGTCGGCAGGCCTGAGATCGATATGCCGGAGGCTCAATGA
- a CDS encoding DMT family transporter, which translates to MNLRTYRADALMLITALIWGTTFVAQSLGMAHIGPFLYTGLRFALGSLVILPLVLLARPQTDQAGRRFSKPMLLGSIALGAVLTLGINLQQVGLLFTTVTNSGFITGLYVILVPLFGLLLGLRNGLGTWCGACLAVVGMLLLSINADYRIAFGDLLQLAGAACWAVHVLLVGVLATRYDAIRVSFIQFSVCAVISLFLALLLEDIELNAIRLAMPAILYGGLLAVGIGFTLQVVAQKNAVASHAAIILSLEAVFAALAGWLVLNETLSLRGFIGCCLMLTGMLVAQLVPIYRQHRHSRAAVQQEPAGHH; encoded by the coding sequence ATGAACCTGCGCACCTATCGGGCAGATGCCCTGATGCTGATCACTGCCCTGATCTGGGGCACTACCTTTGTCGCCCAGAGTCTCGGCATGGCTCATATCGGGCCATTTCTCTATACCGGACTGCGCTTCGCGCTCGGCTCACTGGTGATACTGCCTCTGGTGCTCCTGGCTCGCCCACAGACCGATCAGGCCGGACGCCGCTTCAGCAAGCCTATGCTACTGGGCAGTATTGCCCTGGGCGCGGTATTGACCCTGGGGATCAATTTGCAGCAGGTTGGTCTGTTGTTCACCACAGTGACCAATTCGGGCTTCATTACCGGTCTCTACGTGATCCTGGTGCCACTGTTCGGGCTGCTCCTCGGCTTGCGCAACGGGCTGGGAACCTGGTGCGGCGCGTGTCTGGCGGTGGTCGGCATGCTGTTGCTCAGCATCAATGCCGACTACCGCATCGCCTTCGGCGATCTATTGCAGCTGGCGGGCGCTGCTTGCTGGGCAGTCCATGTCCTGCTGGTAGGCGTACTGGCTACACGCTATGATGCGATCCGGGTATCCTTTATCCAGTTCAGCGTGTGCGCCGTCATCAGTCTGTTTCTGGCCCTGCTGCTGGAGGATATCGAGCTGAACGCCATTCGACTGGCCATGCCGGCGATTCTCTATGGGGGCCTGCTGGCAGTGGGTATTGGCTTCACCTTGCAAGTGGTCGCTCAGAAAAACGCGGTAGCGTCTCACGCGGCGATCATTCTCAGCCTCGAAGCCGTATTCGCCGCCCTCGCCGGCTGGCTGGTATTGAATGAAACGCTCAGTCTGCGCGGTTTCATCGGTTGCTGTCTGATGCTGACCGGCATGCTGGTCGCGCAATTGGTGCCGATCTATCGGCAACATCGTCACAGCCGTGCAGCAGTTCAGCAGGAGCCGGCCGGACATCATTGA
- a CDS encoding hybrid sensor histidine kinase/response regulator: MMLSAGLVASAFLFYMACLFAIAFWGDRQTGEFNPRLRVWVYSLSLAVWCTSWTFFGAVGMAAGQIWDFLPIYIGPVILFILGWRLFARMLAISKQENITSIADFIASRYGKSQGLGVIVTLLCLVSVLPYIALQLKGIVLGFNLLTGSHAPLSEGGHGAEDTALVVTFVLALFTILFGTRSLDATEHHRGMMLAIAFESLVKLFAFLAVGIFVTFGLFGGFADLLERASTSPELAEYWQRETMYTSLLFQTFIAILAFLCLPRQFQVAVVENIQSGDLRMARWVFPAYLVLAGLFVVPISLAGQLSFGSSFSPDSYVINLPLMEGQPVLALLAFIGGASAATGMVIVAAIALSTMVSNDVVLPLLLRTQKSERSYEEFRGWLLNVRRSSILIILLLAYVVYRMIGSAGSLANTGQIAFAAIAQLAPAMFGALFWKQANRMGVFAGLLVGIGLWLYLLIVPLLGIANAGNWPVLRELYSNGFGLPIDGLTLGSIAAIGCNFAIFVVVSLFSRTRVLEHWQASRFVSLDGDQWADGPSRAMLRVTVDDLLTLASRFVGVERAQAGFERFAETQDLEFNPAQVADSSWITHTERLLAGVLGASSARVVVRAAIEGRDMHFDDVVRIVDEASEVLQFNRGLLQGAIENINQGISVVDKELRLVAWNQRYLEMFQYPEGLITIGRPIADLILCNARRGLCGPGNPQLHVDKRVNWMRQGTAHRSERMFPNGRVIEIIGNPMPGGGFVMSFTDITAFREAEKGLKDANEGLEQRVVERTRELSELNQALIQAKAQTEQASQSKGRFLTAVSHDLMQPMNAARLFSASLAHQPSLPTEAQELVRHLDTSLRSAEDLISDLLDLSRLESGRITPEWSSFVLAELIEPLRIEFGALANEQGVDLRVYNSRLRVRSDIRLLRRILQNFLTNAFRYAANSRVVLGMRRLPDAVRIEVWDQGPGIPRDKLQTIFEEFQRLDNHRTQAEKGLGLGLAIADGLCRVLDHELAVRSWPGRGSVFSVTVPIDRYDRHARAVHPQSAPALSGAQVLCIDNEPNILTGMKSLLSRWQCNVAVARDRREVQEVLDSGFVPELVLADYHLDNGETGIELVAWLREQLNTELPGVVISADGRNELIMRIRLNGLDYLPKPVKPAALRALISRYVSV; the protein is encoded by the coding sequence ATGATGCTTTCCGCCGGGCTGGTTGCGTCCGCATTCCTGTTTTATATGGCCTGCCTGTTCGCCATCGCCTTCTGGGGCGATCGCCAGACGGGCGAATTCAATCCCCGCCTGCGTGTCTGGGTCTACAGTCTGTCGCTTGCGGTCTGGTGCACCAGCTGGACATTCTTCGGCGCGGTAGGTATGGCGGCGGGCCAGATCTGGGATTTCCTTCCCATTTATATCGGCCCGGTGATTCTGTTCATTCTGGGGTGGCGACTGTTTGCCCGGATGCTGGCGATCAGCAAGCAGGAGAACATCACTTCCATCGCTGACTTCATTGCCTCGCGCTACGGAAAATCCCAGGGCCTGGGGGTCATAGTCACTCTGTTGTGTCTGGTCAGCGTGCTGCCCTACATTGCATTGCAGCTCAAGGGCATCGTACTGGGCTTTAATCTGCTGACAGGCAGTCATGCGCCCCTGTCCGAGGGTGGTCATGGCGCGGAAGATACCGCGCTGGTGGTGACTTTCGTGCTGGCGCTGTTCACCATTCTGTTCGGTACGCGCAGTTTGGATGCCACCGAGCATCACCGCGGCATGATGCTGGCGATCGCCTTCGAGTCGCTGGTCAAGTTGTTTGCCTTTCTTGCCGTGGGTATCTTCGTCACCTTCGGCCTGTTTGGTGGTTTCGCTGATCTGCTGGAGCGGGCCAGCACCAGCCCTGAGCTGGCTGAGTATTGGCAGCGCGAAACCATGTATACCAGCCTGCTGTTCCAGACCTTCATTGCGATCCTGGCATTTCTCTGCCTGCCCCGGCAGTTTCAGGTGGCGGTGGTGGAGAATATCCAGTCCGGTGACTTGCGCATGGCCCGCTGGGTATTTCCCGCCTATCTGGTGTTGGCCGGCCTGTTTGTGGTGCCGATCAGTCTGGCTGGGCAGCTGAGCTTCGGCTCTTCATTCTCGCCCGATTCCTATGTCATCAACCTGCCATTGATGGAAGGGCAGCCGGTGCTGGCACTATTGGCCTTCATTGGCGGGGCATCGGCTGCCACCGGCATGGTGATTGTTGCGGCGATCGCGCTGAGCACCATGGTATCGAACGACGTGGTGTTGCCGCTGTTGCTGCGTACCCAGAAGTCCGAGCGCTCCTATGAAGAGTTTCGCGGCTGGCTGCTGAACGTTCGGCGCAGCAGTATCCTCATCATCCTGCTGCTGGCCTATGTGGTCTATCGCATGATCGGTTCGGCCGGCAGTCTGGCCAATACCGGGCAGATTGCCTTTGCTGCCATCGCCCAGTTGGCGCCGGCCATGTTCGGCGCGCTGTTCTGGAAGCAGGCCAACCGTATGGGCGTATTCGCTGGGTTGCTGGTGGGTATCGGCCTGTGGCTGTATCTGCTGATCGTGCCCTTGCTGGGCATCGCCAATGCAGGCAACTGGCCGGTTCTGCGGGAGTTGTACAGCAACGGGTTCGGCTTGCCGATCGATGGTCTGACGCTGGGCAGCATTGCTGCGATTGGCTGCAATTTCGCGATATTCGTGGTGGTGTCCCTGTTCAGTCGTACCCGCGTGCTGGAACACTGGCAGGCCAGCCGTTTCGTCAGCCTGGACGGTGATCAGTGGGCGGACGGCCCCAGCCGCGCCATGTTACGGGTAACAGTGGATGATTTGCTGACGCTGGCCTCGCGCTTTGTCGGGGTGGAGCGGGCGCAAGCTGGCTTCGAGCGTTTTGCCGAAACCCAGGATCTGGAGTTCAACCCTGCGCAGGTGGCCGACAGCAGCTGGATCACTCATACCGAGCGGCTCTTGGCCGGGGTGCTGGGTGCCTCATCGGCGCGGGTGGTGGTGAGAGCCGCCATCGAAGGCCGGGATATGCACTTTGATGACGTGGTGCGTATTGTTGACGAGGCATCCGAAGTGCTGCAGTTCAACCGCGGGTTGCTGCAAGGCGCCATCGAGAATATCAACCAAGGCATCAGCGTGGTGGACAAGGAGCTGCGTCTGGTCGCCTGGAATCAGCGGTATCTGGAGATGTTCCAGTATCCCGAAGGGCTGATCACCATTGGCCGGCCGATCGCCGACCTAATTCTGTGCAATGCGCGTCGCGGCTTGTGTGGTCCGGGTAATCCGCAGCTGCATGTAGACAAGCGGGTCAACTGGATGCGCCAGGGCACGGCACACCGTTCGGAGCGCATGTTTCCCAATGGGCGGGTTATCGAAATCATCGGCAATCCGATGCCCGGTGGCGGCTTCGTCATGAGTTTTACCGACATCACTGCATTCCGCGAGGCCGAGAAGGGGCTGAAAGATGCCAACGAAGGTCTGGAGCAGCGCGTCGTCGAGCGTACCCGCGAATTGTCGGAGCTGAACCAGGCGCTGATTCAGGCCAAGGCGCAAACCGAGCAGGCGAGTCAATCCAAAGGTCGCTTTCTCACTGCGGTGAGCCATGATCTGATGCAGCCGATGAATGCTGCGCGGTTGTTCTCCGCCTCGTTGGCGCATCAACCCAGCCTGCCGACCGAAGCCCAGGAGCTGGTACGCCATCTGGACACCTCGCTGCGCTCGGCAGAAGATCTGATATCCGACTTGCTGGATCTGTCTCGGCTGGAGTCTGGTCGTATTACGCCGGAGTGGAGCAGCTTTGTGCTCGCCGAGCTGATCGAGCCCCTGCGTATCGAGTTCGGCGCTCTGGCCAATGAGCAGGGTGTGGATCTGCGGGTCTACAACAGTCGCCTGCGGGTACGCAGCGACATCCGCCTGCTGCGCCGCATACTGCAGAACTTTCTGACCAATGCCTTCCGCTACGCAGCCAACTCCCGCGTGGTACTGGGTATGCGCCGTCTGCCGGACGCGGTGCGTATCGAGGTCTGGGATCAGGGGCCGGGTATTCCGCGGGATAAACTGCAGACCATCTTCGAGGAATTCCAGCGTCTGGATAACCACCGCACCCAGGCTGAAAAAGGCCTGGGTCTGGGGCTGGCTATCGCCGATGGACTGTGTCGCGTGCTGGACCACGAACTGGCTGTGCGTTCATGGCCGGGGCGGGGCAGCGTGTTCAGCGTGACGGTGCCGATCGACCGTTATGATCGGCATGCCCGCGCGGTGCATCCGCAGAGCGCACCGGCATTGAGCGGTGCGCAGGTGCTGTGCATCGACAACGAGCCGAATATTCTCACTGGCATGAAAAGTCTGCTCAGCCGCTGGCAATGCAATGTTGCCGTGGCCCGGGATCGCCGGGAAGTGCAGGAGGTATTGGACTCGGGGTTTGTGCCGGAGCTGGTGCTGGCCGACTACCATCTGGATAATGGCGAAACCGGAATCGAGCTGGTGGCCTGGCTGCGTGAACAGTTGAACACGGAATTGCCGGGTGTGGTTATCAGTGCTGATGGTCGCAACGAGTTGATCATGCGTATCCGTCTGAACGGACTGGACTACCTGCCCAAACCGGTGAAGCCGGCCGCATTACGCGCGTTGATCAGCCGCTACGTCAGCGTTTGA
- a CDS encoding AzlD domain-containing protein: MNSFEVALILGMAAITFAIRYTLFAVGHRVRFNPLVARALTYVPVSVLTAIVVPAMLMPDGQALQLSLDNAYLVGGLAAIGIAARWRNLIATIAGGMLCFFFWRWLYA, translated from the coding sequence ATGAACAGCTTCGAGGTGGCGCTGATCCTGGGTATGGCCGCGATTACCTTCGCCATCCGTTATACCTTGTTTGCCGTCGGTCACCGGGTGCGTTTCAACCCGCTGGTGGCGCGGGCACTGACCTATGTACCGGTGTCGGTGCTGACGGCTATCGTAGTGCCAGCCATGCTGATGCCGGATGGGCAGGCGCTGCAATTGTCGCTTGATAACGCCTATCTGGTCGGTGGTCTCGCGGCCATCGGCATCGCCGCCCGCTGGCGCAACCTGATCGCCACCATTGCCGGCGGCATGCTCTGCTTCTTTTTCTGGCGCTGGCTGTATGCCTAG
- a CDS encoding 4a-hydroxytetrahydrobiopterin dehydratase, translated as MSKLKEQHCDACRADAPRVTDQERESLQREIPDWQVIDVAGEHQLMREFRFRDFAAALVFTNQVAELAEAENHHPALLLEYGKVTVRWWTHKIGGLHRNDFIMGARTDLLA; from the coding sequence ATGAGCAAATTGAAAGAACAGCACTGCGACGCCTGCCGTGCGGATGCACCGCGCGTTACCGATCAGGAGCGGGAGTCACTGCAACGGGAGATTCCCGATTGGCAAGTGATTGACGTGGCCGGTGAACATCAGCTCATGCGTGAGTTTCGCTTCCGCGATTTCGCGGCTGCGCTGGTGTTCACCAATCAGGTCGCTGAGCTGGCCGAAGCGGAAAACCACCATCCGGCATTGCTGCTGGAATATGGCAAGGTAACGGTGCGCTGGTGGACACACAAGATCGGCGGGCTGCACCGTAATGACTTCATCATGGGAGCGCGAACCGATCTGTTGGCTTAA
- a CDS encoding diacylglycerol kinase, which yields MEPTENPYKGITGVRRIWRACGYSLDGLKVAYLGEAAFRQLVWLALILIPVACLLPVPAVSRALLIACVVLSLVVELLNSAIEAAIDRISLERHPLSKASKDMGSAAQLFSLILIAVVWGLVLLGD from the coding sequence ATGGAGCCGACGGAAAACCCCTATAAAGGCATCACCGGCGTGCGTCGTATCTGGCGCGCTTGCGGCTATTCGCTGGACGGGTTGAAGGTCGCCTACCTTGGTGAGGCGGCGTTCCGTCAGTTGGTCTGGCTTGCCCTGATATTGATTCCGGTAGCGTGCCTGCTGCCGGTACCGGCGGTGTCCAGGGCGCTGCTGATCGCTTGTGTGGTGCTGTCGCTGGTAGTGGAACTGCTGAACTCGGCCATCGAAGCGGCGATCGACCGCATCTCCCTTGAGCGGCATCCCTTGTCCAAGGCATCCAAGGATATGGGCAGCGCGGCGCAGCTGTTCAGCCTGATTCTGATTGCCGTGGTCTGGGGGCTGGTACTGCTGGGCGACTGA
- a CDS encoding response regulator — MAPIYEILIADDHPLFRSALFQALSSGLSAEIKLTEVGSIAELQSLLEQRSTWDLVLLDLNMPGAHGFSGLVLLRSQYPHVPVIVISAQEEAAVVKRARDFGASGFIPKSSSLEDIQKAVQDVLDGDLCWPAQVHEDAAPLSAEEETISAQLASLTPQQFRVLSMVCDGLLNKQIAYELNVSEATVKAHVTAIFRKLGVRTRTQAAMALQHMELATSGRQPQP, encoded by the coding sequence ATGGCGCCAATCTACGAGATTCTGATTGCGGATGATCATCCGCTGTTTCGCAGTGCACTGTTTCAGGCGCTGAGCAGTGGGTTGAGCGCGGAAATCAAACTGACCGAGGTCGGGTCGATTGCCGAGCTGCAATCACTGCTCGAGCAGCGCAGTACCTGGGATCTGGTGCTGCTTGACCTGAATATGCCGGGCGCTCACGGGTTCTCCGGTCTGGTGTTGTTGCGCAGCCAATATCCGCACGTGCCGGTGATCGTTATTTCCGCCCAGGAAGAGGCCGCTGTCGTCAAGCGCGCGCGGGATTTCGGTGCCAGTGGTTTTATCCCCAAATCCTCCAGCCTGGAAGATATCCAGAAAGCCGTGCAGGACGTATTGGATGGTGATCTTTGCTGGCCGGCTCAGGTACATGAAGATGCCGCCCCCCTTAGCGCCGAAGAAGAAACCATCAGTGCCCAGTTGGCCAGTCTCACACCCCAGCAGTTTCGGGTGCTGAGCATGGTCTGTGACGGTTTGCTGAACAAGCAGATTGCCTATGAGCTGAATGTCTCCGAAGCGACTGTCAAAGCGCACGTCACCGCGATCTTCCGCAAGCTCGGTGTGCGCACCCGCACCCAGGCCGCCATGGCTTTGCAGCATATGGAGCTGGCCACTTCGGGACGGCAGCCACAACCCTGA